From Deltaproteobacteria bacterium, one genomic window encodes:
- a CDS encoding glycosyltransferase family 1 protein: MLRDMARQRVLHLDLGPDFRGGQRQVLYLAGSQAGRGPWEPLLACPTGSPLLIEARSRNLQTEALPSRWDYDPRNWLSLLGLIRRVSAAIIHTHEPRAAGLGAFLSFLLPGKIRLVHTRRVSYPPSQTGFWKYRRGGAVVCVSREILEIMAQCGVERNRLHVRHSAIDPGRYRPCRDRISPLPVICLMGALTAQKGHAVLLRALAGMQDLPWEAVLVGKGPLRGELEVLARDLGISERVRFPGHVDSRLVLPEADVLVVPSQDGEGSSAAIKEGWVCGVPVVASDLPSNLELVQDGLTGLVFPRAEASALGLVLRRILTDDALRSSVVERAIQESALYTVEAMASDYARVYAKLTGFGA; encoded by the coding sequence ATGCTCCGGGATATGGCCCGGCAACGAGTGCTCCATCTGGACCTGGGCCCTGACTTTCGCGGCGGGCAGCGCCAAGTCCTGTACCTGGCCGGATCCCAGGCCGGCCGCGGTCCTTGGGAACCTTTGCTGGCCTGTCCGACTGGAAGCCCGCTTCTAATTGAGGCCCGGTCTCGGAATCTCCAAACAGAGGCCCTCCCGTCCCGTTGGGACTATGACCCAAGGAACTGGCTCTCCCTCCTGGGTTTGATTCGTCGGGTTTCGGCAGCCATCATCCACACCCACGAGCCCCGAGCAGCTGGCCTCGGGGCGTTCCTTTCTTTTCTGCTTCCAGGAAAGATTCGTCTTGTGCATACCCGCCGGGTGTCCTATCCTCCCTCCCAAACCGGGTTCTGGAAATACAGACGTGGCGGGGCCGTAGTCTGCGTCAGTCGTGAAATTCTGGAGATCATGGCTCAATGCGGCGTCGAACGAAATCGACTCCATGTCCGACACAGCGCCATTGATCCGGGAAGGTATAGGCCTTGTCGAGACCGGATTAGTCCGCTTCCCGTCATCTGTCTGATGGGGGCGCTGACGGCCCAGAAGGGGCATGCGGTCCTTCTTCGGGCCCTTGCCGGGATGCAGGATTTGCCATGGGAGGCTGTTCTGGTCGGGAAAGGTCCACTTCGGGGGGAACTGGAGGTTTTAGCTAGAGATCTAGGGATTTCGGAGCGGGTCCGGTTTCCTGGCCACGTGGACAGCCGACTGGTTTTGCCGGAAGCGGACGTTCTCGTGGTGCCCTCCCAGGATGGCGAAGGGAGCAGTGCAGCAATAAAGGAGGGCTGGGTCTGCGGGGTCCCGGTGGTGGCTTCCGACCTGCCCTCCAACCTTGAGCTGGTCCAAGACGGCCTGACCGGCCTAGTTTTTCCACGGGCCGAGGCCTCGGCACTGGGTTTAGTCCTGCGCCGCATTCTGACCGACGATGCCTTGAGGTCGAGCGTAGTCGAACGGGCTATACAGGAGTCGGCCCTGTACACCGTGGAGGCCATGGCCTCGGACTATGCCCGGGTCTATGCCAAATTGACCGGATTCGGGGCATGA
- a CDS encoding aminodeoxychorismate lyase translates to MLNTIDEYGFLERILALDRPGEENIFAFYDHRLRAVMTNPRLMLVPLDDHLVHRGDGAFETLKYVDGKIYQLDAHLDRMGRSLHGIKLTPPCPWPEIRDIVIGVAQTGGRKRGILTIFIGRGPGGFTPDPRECAFPSLYVVARRFPQRPESFWENGVTACRSGIPVKPGHQVGLKTVNYLNNVLMKMEAAEKGCDYTLGFTPDNHLAEGAAENVVIVGQDGQVVIPDTTHVLVGTTLARTLELLALSGISTITRSIRESEIYDAREVILLGTSIDAVSVVRYNGRAIHDVRPGPMSRKLRAMLQDDLQKTGTPFL, encoded by the coding sequence ATGCTGAATACAATCGACGAATACGGATTTCTGGAGCGTATTCTGGCCCTGGACCGGCCGGGCGAAGAGAATATCTTCGCCTTCTATGACCACCGGCTGAGGGCGGTTATGACCAACCCCCGTCTCATGCTCGTTCCGCTGGACGACCATCTCGTCCATCGGGGAGACGGGGCCTTTGAGACTCTCAAGTATGTTGACGGCAAGATCTACCAGCTCGACGCACATCTGGACAGAATGGGTCGTTCACTGCATGGAATCAAGCTCACGCCCCCCTGCCCATGGCCGGAGATTCGAGATATCGTTATCGGCGTGGCCCAAACGGGTGGCCGGAAACGCGGAATTTTGACCATCTTTATCGGACGAGGCCCTGGCGGGTTCACGCCCGATCCCCGGGAGTGCGCCTTCCCGAGTCTGTATGTGGTCGCACGAAGATTTCCTCAACGACCGGAATCATTCTGGGAAAATGGGGTCACGGCCTGCCGGTCGGGCATTCCGGTCAAGCCAGGGCATCAGGTCGGGCTGAAGACCGTCAATTACCTGAACAACGTGTTGATGAAGATGGAGGCGGCCGAAAAGGGGTGTGACTACACACTGGGCTTCACTCCAGACAACCATTTGGCCGAGGGCGCGGCCGAAAACGTGGTCATTGTTGGTCAAGACGGGCAGGTCGTGATTCCGGACACGACCCACGTCCTGGTTGGCACGACCTTGGCCCGGACCTTGGAACTGCTGGCCCTGTCAGGTATTTCGACAATCACCCGGTCGATACGGGAGTCGGAGATCTACGATGCCCGTGAGGTGATCCTTCTGGGAACCTCCATCGATGCCGTGAGTGTGGTTCGTTACAACGGCAGGGCGATCCACGACGTCCGACCCGGACCCATGAGCCGGAAACTTCGGGCCATGCTCCAGGACGATCTGCAAAAAACCGGCACCCCTTTTCTTTGA
- a CDS encoding aspartate-semialdehyde dehydrogenase, whose product MSKKFVVAVAGATGAVGREMLKTVAERGFPVSEIRALASVRSVGMKVPFGDAEVTVAELKDDSFTGVDLALFSAGGSVSERFAPVAAASGCVVVDNSSAWRMDPECPLVVPEVNPHDLAWHKGIIANPNCSTIQMVVALKPLHDAARIKRVVVSTYQAVSGTGQKAIAELEQQVRDLFGMREPEAKVYPYQIAFNCLPHIDVFLENEYTKEEMKMVHETVKIMGDPDIRVTATCVRVPVFYSHSESVNIETEKKLSAKEARVILSQAPGVRVVDNPDEKLYPMPILAAGGDETMVGRIREDETIPNGLNLWVVSDNLRKGAALNAVQIAEKLVEMDLLRITGR is encoded by the coding sequence GAGATCAGGGCCCTGGCCTCGGTTCGGTCCGTGGGCATGAAGGTCCCTTTCGGCGATGCCGAGGTGACCGTGGCCGAATTGAAGGATGACTCCTTCACCGGTGTGGATCTGGCCCTGTTCTCGGCCGGGGGTTCGGTGTCCGAGAGGTTCGCCCCGGTGGCGGCCGCGTCCGGCTGCGTGGTGGTGGACAATTCGAGCGCGTGGAGAATGGATCCCGAGTGTCCTTTGGTAGTTCCGGAAGTCAACCCCCATGACCTCGCGTGGCACAAGGGCATCATCGCCAACCCTAACTGTTCGACTATCCAGATGGTTGTGGCTTTGAAACCCCTCCACGACGCCGCCCGCATCAAGCGGGTGGTGGTGTCCACCTACCAGGCCGTGTCCGGCACCGGCCAGAAGGCAATCGCCGAACTCGAGCAGCAGGTTCGGGACCTGTTTGGCATGCGCGAGCCCGAAGCCAAGGTCTACCCATACCAGATCGCCTTCAATTGCCTTCCCCACATCGACGTTTTCCTGGAGAACGAATACACCAAGGAAGAGATGAAGATGGTCCACGAAACGGTCAAGATCATGGGCGATCCCGACATCCGGGTCACGGCCACCTGTGTACGAGTGCCTGTGTTCTACAGCCACTCGGAGTCGGTGAACATTGAGACTGAAAAGAAGCTTTCGGCCAAGGAGGCCCGGGTCATTCTGAGCCAGGCCCCGGGGGTGCGGGTCGTGGACAATCCGGACGAGAAACTCTACCCCATGCCGATTCTGGCCGCAGGAGGCGACGAAACCATGGTCGGGCGGATCCGGGAAGACGAGACCATCCCCAACGGTTTGAACCTCTGGGTCGTATCCGACAATCTGCGTAAAGGTGCGGCCTTGAACGCCGTCCAGATTGCCGAGAAACTCGTGGAGATGGATTTGCTGCGGATAACCGGTCGGTGA